A stretch of the Tachysurus fulvidraco isolate hzauxx_2018 chromosome 18, HZAU_PFXX_2.0, whole genome shotgun sequence genome encodes the following:
- the LOC113648990 gene encoding macrophage mannose receptor 1-like isoform X1 — translation MSHEWCFVILVFSVCGTGADIPHRYHFVNENKTWSEAQTYCKVKYTDLATISNMGEMKKLNHTLMKENAKKAWIGLQRVGPGRWLWSLEDQTFYRDGDTYRNWHPNEPNNAGGNEYCVAYYYYSKYWDDDKCETPYPFLCYEEEKKDPNKYVYISDEKSWYDAQTCREKYTDLVSVSKQTENEEIKSLIKVSVSSSFWIGLYNDSWNWSDQSNSTFRYWRSDKPNGSLICAAVSESEQRYWTDVDCTEKLPFICHENKLILVKENLTWKEALIYCRNHHHDLVSVRSEELQLWVKEVTQNASTEHVWLGLRHTCALGFWYWVNGELICYQNWAPGKGTGSEDCGHEERTGAVQSGGEQKWISLPQSQTLNFICSTYEGLSL, via the exons ATGAGTCATGAATGGTGTTTTGTTATCCTGGTCTTCTCAG TATGTGGTACAGGAGCAGATATTCCTCATCGCTATcactttgtgaatgagaataaaaccTGGAGTGAAGCTCAGACTTACTGCAAAGTCAAATACACTGATCTGGCAACCATCAGCAACATGGGAGAGATGAAGAAGCTgaatcacacactgatgaaggaaaatgcaaagaaagctTGGATTGGTCTACAGAGAGTGGGACCTGGGAGATGGCTGTGGTCTCTGGAAGACCAAACTTTCTACAGAGACGGAGACACTTACAGAAACTGGCATCCTAATGAACCAAATAATGCTGGGGGAAATGAGTACTGTGTGGCATATTATTACTACAGTAAATACTGGGATGATGACAAATGTGAAACGCCGTATCCTTTTCTATGTTATGAAG aagaaaaaaaagaccctaataaatatgtatatattagtgATGAAAAGAGCTGGTACGATGCTCAGAcctgcagagagaaatacaccgaCCTGGTCAGTGTGAGTAAACAAACTGAGAATGAAGAGATCAAGAGTCTGATTAAAGTTTCAGTCAGTTCAAGTTTTTGGATCGGTCTGTATAATGACTCCTGGAATTGGTCAGATCAGAGTAACTCCACATTCAGATACTGGAGATCTGACAAACCCAATGGAAGTTTGATCTGTGCTGCAGTGTCTGAGTCTGAGCAACGTTACTGGACTGATGTGGACTGCACAGAAAAACTCCCGTTCATCTGCCATGAGA ATAAACTGATCCTGGTTAAGGAGAATCTGACCTGGAAAGAAGCTCTGATATACTGCAGGAACCATCATCATGACCTGGTCTCAGTTCGCTCTGAGGAGCTGCAGCTCTGGGTGAAGGAAGTGACTCAAAACGCCTCCACTGAACACGTGTGGCTCGGCCTGCGTCACACCTGTGCTCTGGGCTTCTGGTACTGGGTGAATGGAGAGTTGATCTGCTACCAGAACTGGGCTCCAGGTAAAGGGACAGGGTCTGAAGACTGCGGTCATGAGgagagaacaggagcagtgcAGTCTGGAGGAGAGCAGAAGTGGATCAGCCTGCCTCAGAGCCAAACACTCAACTTTATCTGCTCTACCTATGAAGGTTTGTCACTgtag
- the LOC113648990 gene encoding macrophage mannose receptor 1-like isoform X2, with protein sequence MSHEWCFVILVFSVVCGTGADIPHRYHFVNENKTWSEAQTYCKVKYTDLATISNMGEMKKLNHTLMKENAKKAWIGLQRVGPGRWLWSLEDQTFYRDGDTYRNWHPNEPNNAGGNEYCVAYYYYSKYWDDDKCETPYPFLCYEEEKKDPNKYVYISDEKSWYDAQTCREKYTDLVSVSKQTENEEIKSLIKVSVSSSFWIGLYNDSWNWSDQSNSTFRYWRSDKPNGSLICAAVSESEQRYWTDVDCTEKLPFICHENKLILVKENLTWKEALIYCRNHHHDLVSVRSEELQLWVKEVTQNASTEHVWLGLRHTCALGFWYWVNGELICYQNWAPGKGTGSEDCGHEERTGAVQSGGEQKWISLPQSQTLNFICSTYEE encoded by the exons ATGAGTCATGAATGGTGTTTTGTTATCCTGGTCTTCTCAG taGTATGTGGTACAGGAGCAGATATTCCTCATCGCTATcactttgtgaatgagaataaaaccTGGAGTGAAGCTCAGACTTACTGCAAAGTCAAATACACTGATCTGGCAACCATCAGCAACATGGGAGAGATGAAGAAGCTgaatcacacactgatgaaggaaaatgcaaagaaagctTGGATTGGTCTACAGAGAGTGGGACCTGGGAGATGGCTGTGGTCTCTGGAAGACCAAACTTTCTACAGAGACGGAGACACTTACAGAAACTGGCATCCTAATGAACCAAATAATGCTGGGGGAAATGAGTACTGTGTGGCATATTATTACTACAGTAAATACTGGGATGATGACAAATGTGAAACGCCGTATCCTTTTCTATGTTATGAAG aagaaaaaaaagaccctaataaatatgtatatattagtgATGAAAAGAGCTGGTACGATGCTCAGAcctgcagagagaaatacaccgaCCTGGTCAGTGTGAGTAAACAAACTGAGAATGAAGAGATCAAGAGTCTGATTAAAGTTTCAGTCAGTTCAAGTTTTTGGATCGGTCTGTATAATGACTCCTGGAATTGGTCAGATCAGAGTAACTCCACATTCAGATACTGGAGATCTGACAAACCCAATGGAAGTTTGATCTGTGCTGCAGTGTCTGAGTCTGAGCAACGTTACTGGACTGATGTGGACTGCACAGAAAAACTCCCGTTCATCTGCCATGAGA ATAAACTGATCCTGGTTAAGGAGAATCTGACCTGGAAAGAAGCTCTGATATACTGCAGGAACCATCATCATGACCTGGTCTCAGTTCGCTCTGAGGAGCTGCAGCTCTGGGTGAAGGAAGTGACTCAAAACGCCTCCACTGAACACGTGTGGCTCGGCCTGCGTCACACCTGTGCTCTGGGCTTCTGGTACTGGGTGAATGGAGAGTTGATCTGCTACCAGAACTGGGCTCCAGGTAAAGGGACAGGGTCTGAAGACTGCGGTCATGAGgagagaacaggagcagtgcAGTCTGGAGGAGAGCAGAAGTGGATCAGCCTGCCTCAGAGCCAAACACTCAACTTTATCTGCTCTACCTATGAAG AATAA
- the LOC125139482 gene encoding secretory phospholipase A2 receptor-like: MQRKLGLVYREQDPGDGCGLWKTKLSTEMETLTHTGLVDSQTTIKELSTVWSFINRVNSDMMANSWYDAQTYCREKYTDLVSVRNQTENDEIWSVVKVSDSKGVWIGLFNDSWNWSDQSNSLFGYWSSDKPSGSLICAAVSESEQRYWTDVNCTEKLPFICHENKLILIKDNLTWKEALIYCRNHHHDLVSVRSEEMQLWVKEVTQNASTEHVWLGLRHTCALGFWYWVNGEMICYQNWAPSNRTGSEDCSHEERTGAVQSGGEQKWISLPRSQKLNFICSTYEDTLILMKHLTWKDPLRYSRNHHHDQRGEKRSSAVWRRAEVDQPATSSALPMKVSQSRLETGT; the protein is encoded by the exons ATGCAAAGAAAGCTTGGATTGGTCTACAGAGAGCAGGACCCTGGAGATGGCTGTGGTCTCTGGAAGACCAAACTTTCTACAGAGATGgagacacttacacacactgggCTGGTGGACAGCCAGACAACTATAAAGGAGTTGAGTACTGTGTGGAGTTTTATAAACAGAGTCAATTCTGATATGATGGCCAAT AGCTGGTATGATGCTCAgacctactgcagagagaaatacaccgaCCTGGTCAGTGTGAGGAACCAAACTGAGAATGACGAGATCTGGAGTGTGGTTAAAGTTTCAGACAGTAAAGGTGTTTGGATCGGTCTGTTTAATGACTCCTGGAATTGGTCAGATCAGAGTAACTCCTTATTCGGTTACTGGAGCTCTGACAAACCCAGTGGAAGTTTGATCTGTGCTGCAGTGTCTGAGTCTGAGCAACGTTACTGGACTGATGTGAACTGCACAGAAAAACTCCCGTTCATCTGCCATGAGA ATAAGCTGATCCTGATTAAGGACAATCTGACCTGGAAAGAAGCTCTGATATACTGCAGGAACCATCATCATGACCTGGTCTCAGTTCGCTCTGAGGAGATGCAGCTCTGGGTGAAGGAAGTGACTCAAAACGCCTCCACTGAACACGTGTGGCTCGGCCTGCGTCACACCTGTGCTCTGGGCTTCTGGTACTGGGTGAATGGAGAGATGATCTGCTACCAGAACTGGGCTCCAAGTAACAGGACAGGGTCTGAAGACTGCAGTCATGAGgagagaacaggagcagtgcAGTCTGGAGGAGAGCAGAAGTGGATCAGCCTGCCTCGGAGCCAGAAACTCAACTTTATCTGCTCTACCTATGAAG ATACACTGATCCTGATGAAGCATCTGACCTGGAAAGACCCTCTGAGATACAGCAGGAACCACCATCATGACCAGCGAGGAGAGAAGCGGAGCAGTGCAGTCTGGAGGAGAGCAGAAGTGGATCAGCCTGCAACTTCATCTGCTCTACCTATGAAGGTCAGTCAGTCACGCTTGGAAACTGGAACCTAA
- the LOC125139468 gene encoding macrophage mannose receptor 1-like — MSFTVVCGTGADIPHRYHFVNENKTWTEAQTYCRENYTDLATISNMGEMKKLNHTLMKKNAKKAWIGLQRAGPWRWLWSLEDQTFYRDRDTYTNWHSEQPNNAEGKEYCVTCNTYDTLWNDEWCEKPYPFVCYEEKNRNTSKYVYISANKSWYDAQTYCRENYTDLASVRNQTENDEIKSVVKGSHSTNVWIGLFYDSWYWSDQSNSTFRYWRSDKPNGSLICAAVSESEQRYWTDVNCTEKLPFICHENKLILIKENKTWKEALIYCRNHHHDLVSVRSEEMQLWVKEVTQNASTEHVWLGLRHTCALGFWYWVNGEMICYQKWAPGNGTGSEDCSHEERTGAVQSGGEQKWISLHQSQTLNFICSTYEGLSL; from the exons atgtcTTTCACAGTAGTATGTGGTACAGGAGCAGATATTCCTCATCGCTATcactttgtgaatgagaataaaaccTGGACTGAAGCTCAGACCTACTGTAGAGAGAATTACACTGATCTGGCAACCATCAGCAACATGGGAGAGATGAAGAAGCTgaatcacacactgatgaagaaaaatgcaaagaaagctTGGATTGGTCTACAGAGAGCAGGACCCTGGAGATGGCTGTGGTCTCTGGAAGACCAAACTttctacagagacagagacacttACACAAACTGGCATAGTGAACAACCAAATAATGCTGAGGGAAAAGAGTACTGTGTGACATGTAATACATACGATACATTATGGAATGatgaatggtgtgaaaaaccgTATCCTTTTGTATGTTATGAAG aaaaaaacagaaacactagtaaatatgtatatattagtgCTAATAAGAGCTGGTACGATGCTCAgacctactgcagagagaattacaccGACCTGGCCAGTGTGAGGAACCAAACTGAGAATGACGAGATCAAGAGTGTGGTTAAAGGTTCACACAGTACAAATGTTTGGATCGGTCTGTTTTATGACTCCTGGTATTGGTCAGATCAGAGTAACTCCACATTCAGATACTGGAGATCTGACAAACCCAATGGAAGTTTGATCTGTGCTGCAGTGTCTGAGTCTGAGCAACGTTACTGGACTGATGTGAACTGCACAGAAAAACTCCCGTTCATCTGCCATGAGA ATAAACTGATCCTGATTAAGGAGAATAAGACCTGGAAAGAAGCTCTGATATACTGCAGGAACCATCATCATGACCTGGTCTCAGTTCGCTCTGAGGAGATGCAGCTCTGGGTGAAGGAAGTGACTCAAAACGCCTCCACTGAACACGTGTGGCTCGGCCTGCGTCACACCTGCGCTCTGGGCTTCTGGTACTGGGTGAATGGAGAGATGATCTGCTACCAGAAATGGGCTCCAGGTAACGGGACAGGGTCTGAAGACTGTAGTCATGAGgagagaacaggagcagtgcAGTCTGGAGGAGAGCAGAAGTGGATCAGCCTGCATCAGAGCCAAACACTCAACTTTATCTGCTCTACCTATGAAGGTTTGTCACtgtag